The Acinetobacter chinensis genomic sequence CCCACGATACGACGGCTAAATAAATCTAGCATCACACATAAATACAACCAACCTTCTTTAGTGCGGATATAGGTAATGTCTGTTGTCCAGACTTTATTAGGCTGAGTAACTGTAAATTGGCGATCCAACAAGTTGGGTGCTGTAGGCAAACGATGGGTTGAATCAGTCGTATGCTTGTATTTACGTGCAATCCTGCTACGTAAACCAAGCTTTTTTAGCATCCTTCCAATAGTACGTTCGCTCATGTTGTAACCTAAATCATGCATGTCATGTACTAATGAAGGTGCACCCAATCGTGCATGATGCTGCCAATATACGGCTTTTAAGTCATTATATTTCTGTGCCGTATTGGCTTGACGTTTTCGCCAGGCATAATAGCCTGAAGTGCTGACACCTAGGTATTTACAGGCAGAAGATACGGTGACTTCATTCATATCTAGATCTTGAATTACCGTGTACTTTTCTTGGCATGATCTGTTAGAAAGTACACATGCGCTTTTTTTAAGATGTCATTGGCTTCCTTGAGCTGTTTGACTTCTTTCTCTAATTCCACGATCCGCTGTTGTTCTGGTGAAAGTTGACGTTTGCTTGAACCTGCCGGATTGGTTTCACGAATCCATTTATCTAATGTTGAATAACCCACACCTAATTTCTGGGCGATTGCAGCTACAGACTCGTGTGAGTTTGAAAGTGCATAATCAATCGCTTGCTGTTTAAATTCGGGACTAAAACGTTTAGCCATTTCTTGAATCTCCAAAGATTAAAGTTACGTTATCTTTAGAGGGACGTGCTGTCCATTATTTTGTCTAGGATCAAAAAGCGAATACGATCAATATTATCAAAGTCTTCAAATTTAATAGAGAAAGGTTTTTCGTCCACTGTAATATTTTGGGATTTATAAAATTTACCAATGGCTTTAGTAATTTTTTCATTTAAATGATCGGTATCTTTAGAGGTTCTATATCGATCAACTTCGATTTTAAATCCACTACTTGATTCTTTTAGTCGAATTTCAGCTGGGTAAACAAGTTCTTGCTGAATCCAATCTTTACTAAAATCAAGAACTCGAACAGTATAAGTGATTTTGAGTTCACCATTAGGTTCTACCGTAAGGGTAGGGCTAGATGCGAATTCACGACCATCATCAAGTTGAATGCCATCGATGACGGATGAAAAGTCATCAATTAATGGAGTTTTCCAATCCATTGAGCTAGAGGATAACTGGAATGAACTTGATGAGTACTTTTGACCAGATTCTCTAACGAAAGATTTTTCAATTAATTTAGAAAACTCATCTGGTGTGAGTAGACAGGCGCTTAATAGAGGAACTGTATCAGCTTTTTCTGAACTACCAATAAAGATACCTTTTTCTTTAAGAGTTTCAGTTATCTCTCCTGGACTAATTAGATCACTATTTAGGAGAATTCGAAGATGATCTCCCCAGAGTATAGCTTTATCGAAGTCAAACTGTTTAGCATACGATTGCATATTACACTTCCAATAAGTCCAGAACAGATTCCTTGTAGCAAAATACTTTGATGTCTGCTTCCCTTTTATCAAAGCTCATTAAAACTTCATCCTTTTTATTTTTATCATCAGCGGGATGATAATTTTCTAATCCAATGAATATGTTTTTAACCCATGCATCGGCAAAATCCAAAGCTAGACTACAAAGTTTTTTTAATACTTCATCTGAGAAGTTCTGTTTTGCGTATAAGCATAGAGCTGGTTGATCACCAATCATGAACTTTATCGGTATGATATCAGAGGCGATGAGTTCTATTGGTAATATAGGACCGAATCGTTCATCATTTGATATGACAATACTTCCAAGTTTTGGATAGTAAAAATTATAAGGTGCATGTATAGAGGATTTAAAATGTGTAAGAGCATCTTTGATAAATGTTGCTCTAGCCATGTCAACTAGATAGATAGGGTGCTTCGCTCCCAATTCAATTTGCATTGCGCTGAGGTCTTGTTTTATATCTCTATCTATTTGTTCTTTATTTCCATGCCACCAAAAAAGGACGCCAAAGTGTCGCTTTTGCTTTTGACAAGTGAACGAGCTAATTGCACTGTTGATTTGAGGGCTAACTTTAGAACAGTCAATAATGCTTTCCAATTCCAATAAATGCTTTTTTAGTTGGGTTCTGGTACCTTGTGCACCTGCTGGGTATCCTTTACTTGAATTTTTTGTTGATATATAAACAATATCAGTCTTTTGATCGTGAAGAGGATTATTATAGATATAAAAAAAATCATTTCCATGAGTTTGCTTATCATGCAGTGGCTTATTGCAAAGAACATTAATTCCTCGCATAAAACTCTTCCAACCAATCAGTTTTAGAAGTTCCTCAGTTAACTTTTCACCATTTTCACCAGAAGTTTTTGATAGCTCACCCATTTGATTTCTCCAATACTATATTTATATATATCTGTTTCTTATCTTCATCCAAAGTCATGTTTTTAAAATAAAAATCATTGGGTAATATGAGGGAAATATCTTTACCTAAATTAATTTTACTTAGAACTTTTTGGAGTTTATTTTCAAACTTTTTAGCAGGTAGAACTAGCTCTTGAAGTTCGACTTCTCCTTTTAAATCATTTAGTCGTTGGAATTCTGAATTCCAAGTTTCTTTGGGAACATATTTCTCCGATATATTTTTAATCTCAATCCCTGAGATTGATTCTTGTCCAGTACATAGAGCAGAGATTTCTTGCCCAAAAGACTGGCGTTCAATAGGATTCTCAATCTTATTGTTAACTGTTGTGATTAGACCTAGAGCAATTGCAGATTTTACTCGTTCATTCGGTATCTGTTTTGCCTGAAGAAAATCTTCAATCCAATATTTTGTCCGATTGCTAAGTCTATCTACAGCATAAACTTGATTTGAACCTTCAATTACCAGTGCGCCTTTATCAATAAGCTCAGGGTTTATACCTTGAAGAACTTCAAGTTTTTGAGTTCCATTTTCGGAGTGTGCTGATAGATACTGTTGTTGTGACTCAACTTTATAAATGCCAATAGCTGATTTATATTTGTCTTTGATTCTTATTTTGTCGAATAAGATAATAAATAGATCACCAGAAGCAATGTTGGGATGATGTGTCGAGCTATAAAGGTGAGTAGCCAATCTTTTTGATAGCTCAATAAAATCAATTTTTTCAGATTCAAAGTTTGAAATATGATGAGAGATCTCATTTAGAGTAACATCTGTCTCATGAAAAAGTGTAAATTGATTATTAATACGTACTATTCCACGAAGATATCCGTACAATAAAATATTAGCAATATCTTCAGTAATGGATAAACATTCCTCAGCCAATACTAGAGGCTCTTCTCGAAGTCGATTACCGACCTTATGTAGAATAACTGATTTGACTCGAGCCTCACCAATTTCCATATTTCCCTCGTAAAATAGTTTTCTAAAAAGTTACCTAAACAATCGTTATTTGATGAATAGATATGAAGTATAGCTTATTGATGTATAAAGTTTTTTAAATTTTAAAGATTTTTTTACTTTTTGTCCAAATGTAAAAAATCTATGTTTTATTTAGTTAAACTGGTCTGAAAATCTTTTATGTGTGACGGATTTTTATATCAATATAGTTAG encodes the following:
- a CDS encoding IS3 family transposase (programmed frameshift), which gives rise to MAKRFSPEFKQQAIDYALSNSHESVAAIAQKLGVGYSTLDKWIRETNPAGSSKRQLSPEQQRIVELEKEVKQLKEANDNLKKSACVLSNRSCQEKYTVIQDLDMNEVTVSSACKYLGVSTSGYYAWRKRQANTAQKYNDLKAVYWQHHARLGAPSLVHDMHDLGYNMSERTIGRMLKKLGLRSRIARKYKHTTDSTHRLPTAPNLLDRQFTVTQPNKVWTTDITYIRTKEGWLYLCVMLDLFSRRIVGWQTSHRIDRQLVCDTFNYAMARQGYPTGVMVHSDQGSQYCSRDFRALLLKNDCTQSMSRRGNCWDNAVTESFFHTLKGHVVHGSVFSTRKEANAVLFDYIEIYYNRVRRHSANGWLSPEAFEQKYIKSLEGLVVHDTV
- the gapS4a gene encoding GapS4a family protein, whose product is MGELSKTSGENGEKLTEELLKLIGWKSFMRGINVLCNKPLHDKQTHGNDFFYIYNNPLHDQKTDIVYISTKNSSKGYPAGAQGTRTQLKKHLLELESIIDCSKVSPQINSAISSFTCQKQKRHFGVLFWWHGNKEQIDRDIKQDLSAMQIELGAKHPIYLVDMARATFIKDALTHFKSSIHAPYNFYYPKLGSIVISNDERFGPILPIELIASDIIPIKFMIGDQPALCLYAKQNFSDEVLKKLCSLALDFADAWVKNIFIGLENYHPADDKNKKDEVLMSFDKREADIKVFCYKESVLDLLEV
- a CDS encoding nucleoid-associated protein → MEIGEARVKSVILHKVGNRLREEPLVLAEECLSITEDIANILLYGYLRGIVRINNQFTLFHETDVTLNEISHHISNFESEKIDFIELSKRLATHLYSSTHHPNIASGDLFIILFDKIRIKDKYKSAIGIYKVESQQQYLSAHSENGTQKLEVLQGINPELIDKGALVIEGSNQVYAVDRLSNRTKYWIEDFLQAKQIPNERVKSAIALGLITTVNNKIENPIERQSFGQEISALCTGQESISGIEIKNISEKYVPKETWNSEFQRLNDLKGEVELQELVLPAKKFENKLQKVLSKINLGKDISLILPNDFYFKNMTLDEDKKQIYINIVLEKSNG